A window of Blautia argi genomic DNA:
ACAGACAGTCATTTTTTAAAGATTACAGTAAGCCAAGACTAACATATGGAGGATTTATGAAAAAATTAAGGAAAATAAAGAGAATATTCTGGCTTCTGTTGGGAGGTACCAGTATGGGAATGGGCGCTGTAGGTGTTGTGCTGCCCATACTTCCCACGGTTCCCCTTCTCCTTCTGGCACTTTTTTGCTTTGCCAGAAGCTCTGCGAAAGTGGAGAACTGGTTCCGTTCCACAAAGCTGCATAAACAGCACTTAGAGCCATTTATGGAGAAAAAGGTTATGACCAAAAGAGCGAAAATTACAGTAATGGCTTCCATGACAGTGTTTATGGGAGCTGGTTTCTGGTTTATGGACAGCGTACCTGCAGGCAGAGTGATTCTGGGGGCTGTATGGCTGTTTCATATGATTTATTTTACAAAAGGTGTGGGAACCGTCCCGGCACAGGAGGTATAAAAGATGATTAAAAAACGATTGATTCATTTGCTGGAGGATTCTAAAAAATATATTTTGCAGAATGTTCTCTGGCAGTGGCTGGGATTACTGGCTCAGATTCTGGCAGTATCTGCCATAGGACTTCTTCTGGAGGGCCTGATACAGGAAAGTGTAAGCACAAAACTTTTGGCAGGAACAGCCTTTATCTGCGTCTGTTCCATTCTGGTGCGCTTTTTCTGTGAAAGGCAGGCAGCGAAAGCTTCCTTTCTGGCAAGTATAGATGTAAAAAGAGTTTTAAGAGAAAAAATATACGATAAGCTTACAAGGCTGGGAAATTCTTATCGGGAAAAAATAGCCACCTCAAAGGTGGTACAGCTTTCTGCCGAGGGTGTGGAGCAGTTGGAAACCTATTTTGGAAGGTATCTTCCTCAGTTTTTTTATAGCCTTCTGGCGCCGTTTACTTTGTTTGCAGTGCTGTCTTTTGTGAATCTTAAGGCAAGCGGAATACTTCTTGTCTGTGTTCCTCTGATTCCGGTTTCCATTGTGGCAGTACAGAAATTTGCAAAAAAGCTTTTGAACAAATACTGGGGAAGTTATACAGAACTGGGGGACAGCTTTCTGGAAAATCTTCAGGGCTTAACCACATTAAAAATTTACCAGTCAGACAGTCAGAAGGCAGAGGAGATGGACAGGGAAGCTGAGCAGTTTCGCCGGATTACCATGAAGGTGCTGACCATGCAGTTAAATTCCATCAGTGTTATGGACTTGGTGGCATACGGCGGCGCAGCCATCGGAATGATTGTGACTATAAAAGAATATCTGGCGGGAAATCTGGGCTTTTCCGGGGCTTTTACCATAATACTTCTGGCGTCAGAGTTTTTTATCCCGCTGCGTCTTTTGGGGTCTTTTTTCCACATTGCCATGAATGGAATGGCAGCAAGTGATAAGATTTTCCGGTTACTGGACATGCCGGAGGAAGAGAAGGGAACAGAACAGCTGTCCGGGGATTGTCTGGACATTTCTTTTGAGGATGTGGAATTTTCCTATGAAAAAGAGCGGAAAATCCTGGATAAGGTAAGCTTCCATATTCCCAGGGGCAGCTTTGTGGCTCTGGTGGGAGAGTCCGGCTGTGGGAAAAGCACCATTGCTTCTTTACTTATGGGAAGAAACAGGGGCTATACAGGGAAAATTTATCTGGGAGAAAAGGAGCTGTCAAAGGTTCAGGAGCAGAGTCTGATGCAGCATATTACCATGGTGCGCCACAACAGCTATCTTTTTAAAGGAACCGTGGAAGAAAATCTTCGCATGGGGAATCCAAAGGCAGACAGAGCGCAGTTGGAGGAAGCACTTCGAAAAGTAAATCTTTGGGAATTTTTAAAGCAGCAGGAAGGTCTTCAGACGGTTCTTCAGGAAAAGGGCAGCAATTTTTCAGGCGGGCAGTGTCAGCGTCTTTGCATTGCCAGAGCCCTGCTCCATGAAACACCTGTTTACATTTTTGACGAGGCAGCCTCCAATATTGATATGGAAAGCGAAGAAATTATTATGGAAGTGATTCGTAAGCTGGCAGAAACAAAAACGGTGCTTCTGATTTCTCACAGATTGGCAAATGTGAAAAAATCAGATTGTATTTATGTGTTAAAGAACGGAAAAATTGCAGAGCAGGGAAAGCATGAGGAGCTTCTGAACCTGTGCGGTGTTTATAAAAAAATGTATGACACCCAGAGGAATCTGGAAAAATACGGATTGGAAAAAGAAGAAAGGGGAAAAACAGCATGAAAAGAAGAAGCGGAATTAAGGTTATGGGACAGCTTATCGGTTTGATTTTTCCTTTGCTGCATGTCATGGCAGCAGCGATTTTACTGGGTGTGGCAGGATTTTTATGCGCTATTTTCCTGAGTATCCTGGCAGGCAGCGGTCTGGTATATGGCTTTATGGGAAAGGGAATCGCAGGGCTTTCCGTGGGCAGTCTGTTTGTTCTTATGGCAGTGCTTGCAGTGCTGAGAGGAATCTTACACTATGCAGAACAGGCATGTAATCATTATATTGCCTTTAAGCTCCTTGCCATTATCCGCCATAAGGTTTTTGATGCTTTAAGAAGGCTGTGTCCTGCCAAACTGGAAGGCAGGGACAAGGGAAATCTGATTTCCATTATTACCAATGACATTGAGCTTTTGGAGGTATTTTATGCTCATACTATTTCCCCCATCGCCATTGGTTTTCTGACTTCCCTGATTATGGTGCTGTTTCTTGGACATTACCATGTTTATGCAGGTATTTGGGCCTTGATATCCTATTTGCTGGTAGGCGTGGGCGTTCCTCTTTGGAATGGAAAGAAGGGCGGTCAGACGGGAATGGAGTTTCGGACCGGGCTTGGAAATCTGAACAGCTATGTGCTGGATTCCCTGCGGGGACTGGAGGAAACCATACAGTATCATCAGGAAAAGGACAGAAGAGAAGGCATGTCCCAAAAATCAGTGGAATTAGGTGTTCTGCAGAAAAAGCTCAGTCGTATGGAGGGAAACACAAGGGCTGTGACCAATCTTATCATTTTGTTAAGCTCCTTTGGCATGTTGTTTTTTACTGTATTTTTGTATACTAGAGGCAGTATAGATAAGGAAGCAGTGTTGCTTTGCACCATTTCCATGATGGGCTCTTTTGGTCCGGTGGTAGCCCTGGCAAATCTGTCAAATAATCTGAATCAAACTCTGGCAAGCGGTGAGAGAGTGCTTTCCATTTTGGAAGAAACCCCTCAGGTAGAGGAAGTAAAAGGAAAAGAAACAGTAGAATTTCAGAATGCAGGCTGTGAGCATGTAACCTTTTCCTACAAAGATGAGGTGATTTTAAGGGATTATAGTCTTATACCGGAAAAAGGAATGATTACCGGAATCCATGGAAGAAGCGGTTCCGGAAAATCTACGCTTTTAAAGCTGTTTATGCGCTTTTGGGACGTGCAGCAGGGAAAAGTGTGGATTTCAGGAAGGAATATCCGGGAAATCAATACTGAAAATCTGCGGAATATGGAATCCTATGTAACACAGGAAACCTACCTGTTTCATGATTCTTTGGAAAACAATATCAGGGTAGCAAAGCCGGATGCTACAAGAGAAGAGGTAATAGAGGCAGCAAAGAAGGCTTCCCTGCATGAATTTATTAAAGCTCTGCCAAAGGGCTATGACACCCAGGTTGGAGAATTGGGTGATACGCTTTCAGGCGGAGAAAGACAGAGAATCGGTATTGCCAGAGCATTTTTGCACAACGCCCCGTTTCTTATGCTGGACGAGCCTACCAGCAACCTGGATTCCTTAAATGAGGGAATCATTCTGAAAGCATTGCGGGAGGAGTGTAAAAACAAAACGGTGGTGTTGGTTTCCCACAGGCAGTCTACCATGAAGATTGCAGATAAAATATACGAAATGGAAAATGGAAGATTGTCCTGAAAAGATAGCCGCACGAAACAGCAGAAAGGAATGCTGCTGTTTCATGCGGCTAAAATCTGATTACAGATGTTTATATACATCAGCCAGCATATCCAGCAGGAAATCCTGAGAGAAACGGCTGGTGTCAATGCAGAGCTGGTAGTTTTCCATATCGTTCCATTTCCGGTCTGTGAAAAATTCATAGTAGGATTTTCTGGTTTTATCCATTTTTTTCACAAGAGAACGAGCGCTTTTTTCTTCCCTTCCCAGCCGTTCCATGACCGTTTTGACACGTTCCTCAAAAGGGGCATAGACAAACAGGCTCAGACAATTATCTCCCAGAATATAGTCCGCGCAGCGTCCTACAATGATACAATCTTCTTTTGGCAAGATTTTCGATAATTTAGACTCTGTTTCAAAAAGCACGTCATTCATGGGGTGAAAATGATACTGAGGCTGCATCTGCATCTGTTCGTTAATGGGCAGACGCCATTGGTTTGCCTTTTTTTCATCTACCTTTAAAAGCTCTTCATAAGGAATATCGTTTTCCTCACTGGCAAGACGAATCAGTTCCTTATCATAAAAGTGAATCCCCAATTTTTGAGCCAATGCTCTTCCCAGAAGTCTTCCGCCGCTTCCATACATACGGTTAATAGTAATAATACGGTGAGTCATAGAAATCCCTCCTTGCTGTGTAAAACCAATCTATAATTATATAAATATTATAGCACAAATATAGTGAAAATTCCATGGGAAGGTTGCTTTTTTGGTGGATTTATATTATATTAGGAACTGTGACGCTGCCGGGAAATACCGGTAGGCAAAAGAAAAGAGGAGAAATTGCATATGGAAAATACAAATCGCGGAAAAAAGATGAGTCCGGCAAAGCGAAAAAAGAAACGTATCCAAAAAGCGTTTCGGATTGCCGGGGAAATACTGGTTGGCATTCAGATTCTTGCGACACTTGTGTTTATGGGCTTTACCTGGAGATTGGGTATGGTTCCCACCAAGTATCTGGCAGGTCTGGCGGGAATCCTTCTGGTATTTGCAGCGCTGTTGTTTACCATGCAGGTGGTTACCAGAGGAAAAGCTATTGTCAGTAAGCTCGTCAGTGTTCTGATGTCAGCAGTGCTGATTTTTGGTTCAGTTTATATGTATCAGACCCACAGTGCAGTACAGGATATCAGTGGCGATACACTGGGCAAACAGGTTAACAGTATGCTGGTTGTAGTCAGAAGCGATGACCCTGCACAAAAGGTAAAAGATACCGGTGAATATATTTATGGTATCCAGCATGCAGAAGACGCAGCGGATATCGATGCAGCAATGGATCGCGTAAATAAAGATGCCGGAGCAGAGGTTATGACTGCAGAATACAAGAGCCTGAATGAACACAGGCAGCAGCTCTTTTGGACGGAAGCGTACAGGCCATTGTCTACAACGAGGGCTTTGGCGGCATTCTGGAAGAGATTTACGAAGGCTATGGCAGTCAGGTGAAGGTAATTGCACAGTACAGCATTGAAACAAAAGATGAGGCAAGTCAGCTGGTACAGGGCAAGGCAGCCGAGGTTAATGTAAAAGATGAAACCTTCAGCATGTATATCAGTGGTATTGATGTATACGGACCGGTATCTGCAAAAAGCAGAAGCGATGTAAATATTATAGCAACGGTAAATCCTGTGACAAAGCAGGTTCTCTTAACCAGTACACCGAGAGATTATTATGTAACCATTCCGGGTGTCAGCGGGGACAGCAGAGACAAACTGACTCATGCAGGAATTTATGGTGTGGACAAATCCATGGCAACACTGGAAAACATTTATGACATTGAAATTCCATTTTATACCAGGGTGAATTTTACTTCCCTGATTACTATCGTTGACTCTATGGGTGGGGTTGATGTGGAATCTGAATATGCTTTTTCAACAAATGGCGATGGCGGCGCAATTATTAATGTACAGCAGGGAACCAATCACTTTAACGGAAAGGAAGCCCTTGCTTTCGCAAGAGAACGTTATAATGTTCCGGGCGGTGATAACCAGCGTGGAAAGAACCAGATGGCAGTTATTCAGGCAATGATTAAAAAAATGCTGACACCGGAAATGCTGGTAAAAGCTCCCAGTTTGATCTCGGAGGTCAGTGACAGCGTAGAAACCAATATGAGCATGGAGCAGATTCAGAAGCTGATTCAGAGTCAGTTAAATAACGGTGGCGACTGGACTATTAAATCTGTGGCAGCAGAGGGTACAGGGGACAGCCAGTATTGTTATTCTATGCCAGGAACAGCGCTGTATGTTATGCAGCCGGATCAGACCTCTGTAGACAGCATTAAGGCACTGATGCAGACCGTAAAGGACGGCGGACAGCTTCCACAGTAGAGCCTTTTGTGGAGTTCACCAAAGTCAGAAAAGAAAAAACAGGTCTTGGCAGACCGAAAAAATCGTGCTATATTAAAAACAGAATAAGAAAAACATTTCTGGCGTAAGCCAGGGACGATACATGATAGAGGCGCAGGTTTCAAGAGTATTCTTCTGTAAAAGGCAGGGCAGCCGCAGAGGAAGAAAGGGGAAACTGCCGAAGAAGGAAAATCTGCCCGGGGTTTTTCTTCTGGGACACTGCAGAATATGCAGCGTACTGTCACAACGATGTGGAGCGCTATCATCACTGGTCACAGTCATATGTTTATTGGCAAACCATGAGCGCTTTCCCTGCGGGGGTATATCGTTCATGGTTTTTCTTATGGGATTTACACCCCCATACTTATAGAAAAGGAGAATAAATAATGACGAAAAGAAGAAAAAAAGTCACAGCAGCCCTGTTTACTTTTGGAATTTTGCTGATTTTCATGACTATGACCGTATTTGGCGTTTCCGAGGAAGCACCAAAATCTCAGATGTATGCAACCTTCTGGTCCCTGATTCCACCGGTGGTGGCTATTGCCCTGGCATTGATTACAAAGGAGGTTTACAGCTCCCTGTTTGTGGGAATTTTGGTAGGAGCCTTGTTTGCCACAGATTTTCAGTTTGAGGGAACAGTTTTAAAGCTCATAGACGAGGGATTTATTCAGGTGCTTTCTGATCCTTCCAATGTGGGAATTTTAATTTTCCTGGTGATTTTGGGAACCATGGTGTGCATGATGAACCGGGCAGGGGGCTCTGCGGCCTTTGGCAAATGGGCAGGAAAGCATATCAAAACCAGAATCGGGGCGCAGATTGCCACGATTATTCTCGGTATTATGATTTTTGTAGATGATTATTTTAACTGTCTTACTGTGGGAAGTGTTATGCGGCCGGTTACAGATAAGCACAATGTGTCAAAGGCAAAATTTTCTTATCTCATTGATGCCACAGCAGCGCCTATCTGCATTATTGCACCGATTTCCTCCTGGGCTGCTGCAGTCAGCGGCTTTGTAGAGGGAGAAGACGGACTGGCAATCTTTATGCAGGCAATCCCCTATAACTTTTATGCGTTGCTCACAATTCTGATGATGTTTGCGTTAGTACTGATGCGGGTGGATTTCGGTCCTATGGCTCTTCATGAAGCCAATGCTCTGAAGGGAGATATTTATACCTGCGGAAAAAGAGTGGACGAGGAAACAGAGGAAGTAAAGCCAAATCCCAGAGGAAAGGTTATTGATCTGATTGTTCCCATTGTGCTTCTTATTATCTGCTGTATTGTGGGTATGATTTACACTGGGGGATTTTTTAGTGGCACGGATTTTGTGACAGCCTTTTCTCAGAGTGAAGCATCTCTGGCGTTGTCTATCGGAAGTTTTTTTGTCTTTGTTTTTACTGTGATTTTCTATGCAGCAAGAAGAGTACTGTCCTTTCGGGATTGTATGGATTGTATTCCGGAGGGCTTCAAGGCCATGGTTCCGGCAATCCTTATCCTGACCTTTGCCTGGACGCTGAAAGCCATGACAGACAGCCTGGGAGCTGATGTATTTGTAGCAGAGGCCATGGAATCTGTAGCAGGAGGGCTTTTGAACTTCCTTCCAGCGATTATTTTCCTGGTAGGATGTGCACTGGCATTTGCAACCGGAACCTCCTGGGGAACTTTTGGGATTTTAATCCCCATTGTAGTCGCAGTTTTTGAGGGAAAGGATCCTCAGATGATGATTATTTCTATTTCTGCCTGTATGGCAGGCGCTGTATGCGGAGATCACTGTTCTCCGATTTCTGATACAACCATTATGGCGTCAGCAGGAGCGCAGTGCAACCATGTGAATCATGTAACCACTCAGCTTCCCTACGCCCTTACAGCAGCCGGGGTTTCCTTTGTGACTTATATTATTGCAGGATTTGTAAAGACTGCCTGGATTTCCCTTCCGGCAGGAATTTTACTGATGTTGGGTACTGTGCTTGTCATTAAGAAAAGGACAGGTACAAAGAACAGAGCATAAGAAGTTAGATAGATGAGTGTATGGCAATACAGAAACAGCGCCCTCAAAGGGGCAAAACACGGTATCTGCCATATACTCATTTTTTTGTTACTATAAAGAAAAAAAGCAATATATCTAAAATTTCCAGCAACATGCCCCTAGCAATTTTTGAAAATTTTGTATATTCTAAGAGTATAAAAGAAAGCCCGATTTGCGAAAGGAGAACAAAGATGAGCGAAACAAATTTTAAAGGACGTGTCACTATTCCCACAGATGTAGACGTGGTGCCGGAAACTCTGGAGCTGGTGAAAAGATGGGGTGCTGATGCCATTCGTGACTGTGATGGAACTGATTATCCGGAAGAATTGAAAAATGTTGATGCAAAGGTATATTCTACCTATTACACTACCAGAAAGGATAATGCCTGGGCAAAGGCAAACCCGGAGGAAATCCAGCAGATGTACATTATGACTCCTTTCTATACAGCAGTGGAGAGCAAGCTGTCTATTCATTTGATGAATCACTTGTACCCGGATATGTTAAAGGTGAATTCCCATGATGACATTACTCGCTGGTGGGAAGTCATTGACCGCACCACAGGAGAACCTCTGGAAGCTTCCCAATGGGATTACAGCGAGGAAACAGGAGACGTGACCATTCACAATGCAAAGGAATTTCATGATTATACGGTCAGCTTCCTGGCATACATCATGTGGGATCCGGTACATATGTACAATGCAGTGACAAACGGCTGGACAGACTTTGAAAAGCAGATTACCTTTGATGTACGTCAGCCAAAAACAAGAGCGTATTCTATGGAACGTCTGCGCAAGTTTATTGCAGACAATCCTCATGTAGATGTTATCCGTTATACAACCTTTTTCCACCAGTTCACCCTGATTTTTGATGAGTTGGCAAGAGAAAAATATGTAGACTGGTATGGCTATTCTGCTTCTGTAAGTCCTTATATTCTGGAACAGTTTGAAAAAGAGGTGGGCTATAAGTTCCGCCCGGAATTTATCATTGACCAGGGGTATATGAACAATACCTATCGTATTCCTTCCAAAGAATTTAAGGATTTTCAGGCATTCCAGAGAAGAGAAGTGGCAAAGCTGGCAAAAGAAATGGTAGATATTACTCATGAGTGCGGCAAAGAGGCTATGATGTTCCTGGGTGACCACTGGATTGGCATGGAACCTTTTATGGACGAATTCCGGAGTGTTGGACTGGATGCAGTTGTAGGAAGTGTAGGAAATGGTTCTACTCTGCGCCTTATCAGCGATATTAAGGGCGTAAAATATACAGAGGGACGTTTTCTTCCTTACTTCTTCCCAGATACTTTCCATGAAGGCGGCGATCCGGTAAAAGAAGCAAAAGTCAACTGGGTAACTGCAAGACGTGCGATTTTGAGAAGTCCCATTGACCGTATCGGCTATGGAGGATACTTAAAGCTGGCTATGGAGTTCCCGGAATTTATTGATTATGTGGAAAGCGTATGCAACGAATTCCGTACCCTGTATGAAAATATTAAGAGAACCACTCCATACTGCATCAAGAAGGTGGCAGTGTTAAACAGTTGGGGTAAAATGCGTGCATGGGGCAACCATATGGTACATCACGCGATTTACTATAAGCAGAATTATTCTTATGCGGGAATTATCGAGGCATTGAGCGGCGCACCGTTTGACGTACAGTTTATCAGTTTTGATGATATCAGAGAAAATCCGGTGATTTTAGACGACATTGATGTAGTATTAAACGTAGGCGGCGCTTACACAGCCTATACAGGCGGCGAAAACTGGGCAGATGAAACTATCGTAACTGCAGTGAAGAAATTTATCTATAATGGCGGAGGTTTTATCG
This region includes:
- a CDS encoding cytidylate kinase-like family protein; this translates as MTHRIITINRMYGSGGRLLGRALAQKLGIHFYDKELIRLASEENDIPYEELLKVDEKKANQWRLPINEQMQMQPQYHFHPMNDVLFETESKLSKILPKEDCIIVGRCADYILGDNCLSLFVYAPFEERVKTVMERLGREEKSARSLVKKMDKTRKSYYEFFTDRKWNDMENYQLCIDTSRFSQDFLLDMLADVYKHL
- a CDS encoding Na+/H+ antiporter NhaC family protein; the protein is MTKRRKKVTAALFTFGILLIFMTMTVFGVSEEAPKSQMYATFWSLIPPVVAIALALITKEVYSSLFVGILVGALFATDFQFEGTVLKLIDEGFIQVLSDPSNVGILIFLVILGTMVCMMNRAGGSAAFGKWAGKHIKTRIGAQIATIILGIMIFVDDYFNCLTVGSVMRPVTDKHNVSKAKFSYLIDATAAPICIIAPISSWAAAVSGFVEGEDGLAIFMQAIPYNFYALLTILMMFALVLMRVDFGPMALHEANALKGDIYTCGKRVDEETEEVKPNPRGKVIDLIVPIVLLIICCIVGMIYTGGFFSGTDFVTAFSQSEASLALSIGSFFVFVFTVIFYAARRVLSFRDCMDCIPEGFKAMVPAILILTFAWTLKAMTDSLGADVFVAEAMESVAGGLLNFLPAIIFLVGCALAFATGTSWGTFGILIPIVVAVFEGKDPQMMIISISACMAGAVCGDHCSPISDTTIMASAGAQCNHVNHVTTQLPYALTAAGVSFVTYIIAGFVKTAWISLPAGILLMLGTVLVIKKRTGTKNRA
- a CDS encoding YbaN family protein, which translates into the protein MKKLRKIKRIFWLLLGGTSMGMGAVGVVLPILPTVPLLLLALFCFARSSAKVENWFRSTKLHKQHLEPFMEKKVMTKRAKITVMASMTVFMGAGFWFMDSVPAGRVILGAVWLFHMIYFTKGVGTVPAQEV
- a CDS encoding LCP family protein, giving the protein MDGSVQAIVYNEGFGGILEEIYEGYGSQVKVIAQYSIETKDEASQLVQGKAAEVNVKDETFSMYISGIDVYGPVSAKSRSDVNIIATVNPVTKQVLLTSTPRDYYVTIPGVSGDSRDKLTHAGIYGVDKSMATLENIYDIEIPFYTRVNFTSLITIVDSMGGVDVESEYAFSTNGDGGAIINVQQGTNHFNGKEALAFARERYNVPGGDNQRGKNQMAVIQAMIKKMLTPEMLVKAPSLISEVSDSVETNMSMEQIQKLIQSQLNNGGDWTIKSVAAEGTGDSQYCYSMPGTALYVMQPDQTSVDSIKALMQTVKDGGQLPQ
- a CDS encoding amino acid ABC transporter ATP-binding/permease protein; this encodes MKRRSGIKVMGQLIGLIFPLLHVMAAAILLGVAGFLCAIFLSILAGSGLVYGFMGKGIAGLSVGSLFVLMAVLAVLRGILHYAEQACNHYIAFKLLAIIRHKVFDALRRLCPAKLEGRDKGNLISIITNDIELLEVFYAHTISPIAIGFLTSLIMVLFLGHYHVYAGIWALISYLLVGVGVPLWNGKKGGQTGMEFRTGLGNLNSYVLDSLRGLEETIQYHQEKDRREGMSQKSVELGVLQKKLSRMEGNTRAVTNLIILLSSFGMLFFTVFLYTRGSIDKEAVLLCTISMMGSFGPVVALANLSNNLNQTLASGERVLSILEETPQVEEVKGKETVEFQNAGCEHVTFSYKDEVILRDYSLIPEKGMITGIHGRSGSGKSTLLKLFMRFWDVQQGKVWISGRNIREINTENLRNMESYVTQETYLFHDSLENNIRVAKPDATREEVIEAAKKASLHEFIKALPKGYDTQVGELGDTLSGGERQRIGIARAFLHNAPFLMLDEPTSNLDSLNEGIILKALREECKNKTVVLVSHRQSTMKIADKIYEMENGRLS
- a CDS encoding ABC transporter ATP-binding protein/permease; this translates as MIKKRLIHLLEDSKKYILQNVLWQWLGLLAQILAVSAIGLLLEGLIQESVSTKLLAGTAFICVCSILVRFFCERQAAKASFLASIDVKRVLREKIYDKLTRLGNSYREKIATSKVVQLSAEGVEQLETYFGRYLPQFFYSLLAPFTLFAVLSFVNLKASGILLVCVPLIPVSIVAVQKFAKKLLNKYWGSYTELGDSFLENLQGLTTLKIYQSDSQKAEEMDREAEQFRRITMKVLTMQLNSISVMDLVAYGGAAIGMIVTIKEYLAGNLGFSGAFTIILLASEFFIPLRLLGSFFHIAMNGMAASDKIFRLLDMPEEEKGTEQLSGDCLDISFEDVEFSYEKERKILDKVSFHIPRGSFVALVGESGCGKSTIASLLMGRNRGYTGKIYLGEKELSKVQEQSLMQHITMVRHNSYLFKGTVEENLRMGNPKADRAQLEEALRKVNLWEFLKQQEGLQTVLQEKGSNFSGGQCQRLCIARALLHETPVYIFDEAASNIDMESEEIIMEVIRKLAETKTVLLISHRLANVKKSDCIYVLKNGKIAEQGKHEELLNLCGVYKKMYDTQRNLEKYGLEKEERGKTA